The Panthera leo isolate Ple1 chromosome D4, P.leo_Ple1_pat1.1, whole genome shotgun sequence nucleotide sequence ACTGGCCTGAGGGTCCCTAAAATACTAGTGCGCGCTAGCTGGGCTGGCACAGGGGAGGCTCAGTACAGGCCGATGTGGTTGGCATCTGGCACATTGCCATGCCCCCACCGAGCTCCCATCTGTGGGCTGCACCTGTCTGGATCCACATCTGTTTCAGTCCCCACTTGATCCTGTGTCCAGCACAGGGACAGTCTGGGAGGCGCCTGAGGCACCCTCATTGCACAAACCAGGGTCTCCCGACCTGAGACCAGCCCCTCTCCAGTTCCTGAGCAGCCCGGCTTCCCTGGTCAGGGatagcacagagacagacacgtCATCAGTGTTTATTGTTCAGCTCTCCCCAGCAGGCTAGCGCCAGGGCTGGGGGACTGGGCCTCTGTGAGGAGCAGTTGGTCTGGGGGCCCCCTGTGGCCACCCTAATGTGCCCCGAGGCCTGGTGGTAACCCTAGGGCCTGTCAGTCCTCCCCTTAGGCTTTCCAGGTCCAGAAGTCCTCATGGAGCCTGGGGCTGTGTCAGACCTGGGAAAGCTGCCTCTGATGAGGAGCAGGACGTGTGGGGAAAGGTCACATGACGCCTCAGAACCTGCCAAGTCCAACATCAGCAGGTGACAAGAGGGACAGTGACACAAGAGGGTGGGACCCTGAGGAAAAGGTGACGGGGAGCCCGAAGGTGAGGTGGGGACAACCAGCATCTTTCAGGCCCTGAGCCAGAAAGGGGTGAGAGGGAGGCTTCCAAGTAATCCTCCCTCCTGGCTTCCGGAAggttgagcaggggaggagcaggcctGTGTGGTCAGTCCTAAACAGTTCCATCCCACCGGGATGTGTTCAGGGCAGCCAGGCTTGAGGGGGGGGCCGCGGTGCCTGGATGCGTCCCATGTGCCCCCACCTtcggaggggaggcagaggaagggccgGCAGCCTCAGCCCCACTGGGCCTTCACTGAGCCTTTTTGGTCACTTTCTGGTTCTTCAGCATCACGTAGGTGATGAACACTCCTGGAATACACAGACCAGAAAGGCCGCGTGAGATCTGGGCTCGGGGCTGCTGGGAGGCCAGAGCAGGGCCCGGCATGGTGGAAGTGACCCGCACGCGGGGCCAAGCACCCGCCAGGCCAGGATCACCTCCCTGGTCCTTCAGCAAGCCACACGTCTACCCACATGTGTTCAACAAACACCACCAGAGCACCTACCCCGGGCAATTTGCCATGTTTAGTGTTTTTGATTCTGCAGGGAACAAACCCACCCAATGATCCGTCTACTCACCCAATCAACCACCTGTCCGCCCACCCACCTGCCTAACCCAcatccacctcccaccccaccatcCAGTCGTCCAGGTGACTCATGCAAACTGCTTTCTTGAGCACCAGCTCAGGGCCACAGCCTGTTCCAGGAGCTGTTCCAGGAGCTTCAACATAATAATGATGTTGAAGACACACACTCAACCccgggggagacagagaggggcaggaatCATGAGCCAGTGGGTGACGAAGGGGTAAGAGGCGATCGAGGTGCGCACagagtgatgatggtggtggtggagggagcGGGGGTGGGAAAGGGAGACACCCCACTGGGGCCATCCCATTTGAGACCAATGAGCCTGAGGCATAGGGAAGGCCAGAGGGGCTACTGACTGACAGTCTTGAAGGATGAACAGGAAAATCCCAGGGGataactgggggaggggggcgcagcAAGGAGCCTCAAGCAGGTGGACAGCAACTGGCAAAATGGGGAAGCATGTTCAGGGATGGGAGAGGGTTGTGGGAACTCCCAGCAGACGCCCTGCTCAGCGTTGAGGGAGTGATAACTTACCCACAAACAGGAGCAGCAGGAGGCCGGCGGCCAGTGGGATGGCGACAGCGTAGGCCCGGGGCAGGAAGTACTTGTGGACGACATGTTGGCTGTCAATGAACGGCTGGTATCGAGGGCAGAGCTCTGGTGAGCATTCCTTGTCTTGCCCAGGCCTTCAAGCCCaaacaccaccaccccctccatcTCCGGGGCTGACCCCAGTCAGTGCACTGGTATAGCACCTGCTTTGCTTTAAGATGACGGTTTTTGGGGAGTTCGGGTTTGTTTCCTTCATTCACTTACTGAACAGTTGTTCCGTGGGCACTTGCCTGGTGCCTGCCCTAAGTTGGTGCTGGGGACCCGGCAATGAACAGAAGAGGAGGGACTTGCCCTAAGCCACTCATGGCCCAACAACACGGGCAAAGGCACGTGAGGAGTtctcaagcgggctccaggttttCTTTACTAACATTTCCCTCCAAAGTTCTGCAAGATTTTGCCTTCCAACCACACTGCGCTTCTTAAGCAGTAACCAACCAATTTtccaacaagaaaaagaaacaaaaacaaaaacctaaaggcCCTCACAAAATCCGCTGGCATTCATCATGCCCAGGGGCGAGCAAGATAACCGGAAGGACTAGAACTCCAATCAAAGGCAAAAGCAAATCAGTAACAGGGCCGTACAGTGTAGTGGTTAAGGGCCTTAAGGGTAGCGGTTCTCGCCGAGCCTTAGCTCCCTCAACTATACACTGGGACACCTCTAGCATCGTCCTCATAGCGCTGTTCTGGAGATTTCACGAGACGAAGCAGGTAAAGCGCCTAGCACCGTGCCCGGCACACAGCAGCTTAAATGGGTGCTAGGGATCGGCTTCAAGATCCGGGGGTGGAAGGTAAGACGGAGGGCGGGGGCAGCACACATACCAAGAGAATCACCCAGGCGGTGTAGTAGGTGAAGATGATCAGGCTAATGGCGACGAGGCCGAGTCCCACCACCTGGTCTGTCCCCGTGGCCTGGAGAAAAGGAGGGCTCAACTGACGAAGTCACTCCCCCTTTAGGTGCACTACTGGCGGGGTGGCGTCGCAGCCTGCTTACGCCAAGCTTCCCATTCACTCAACAGCCGCAGACAGGCCTGACGAGTATCACTTTGCGGGCTGGGCGAATGCCGGGCCGCGGGATTTTCACTCCTTCACTGGGCCGGCGGGAGAGCGAGCCATCCCGGCTCCGAGTGCCCAAGCCCCCGCTCCGCGccagaccccacccccagccgcctcccgccccccgccctcggTCCGGTGCTCACCATCTCGCCGGCGATCCCTCCCCGGAGCCGCAAGCCACAGCGCGCTCCGGGTCCGGGCCCTTCTGGCCTTGGGCCGCGGGGCACGCTGGGAGTCGTAGTCTTTAAGCGGGCCCGGGACTACGTATCCCAAGACAGGAGGgtgccgcgcccccccccccttcgcaTGTCGGGAAATGTAGTTTCCAAGGGCATTGTGGGACACGCTGTTCCCAGACGCTTTCTAGTGAATGGAAACGAGTGGGAGGATCCAGACTGGCTGGCACTCATCCCATCCGTCCTGTCGAACACGCCCCAGAAGAAAAACTCCATCTCTAAATATCCCAGGATCCCAACCCAGGGCGGGGATGGCGTGGGAGGTCAGaagtcccattttgcagatggggaaaatgaggctcagaagaCTTGCAGATCACAATTCGAATCAGTGGTGAGGCCGAGACCGGCACCCATTTCCTAGTCCCGAGGCCCTAATTGTCGACAGGGGTGCAGAGGGTGTTCATTGCCCcacctggggtgggaggaggagggagggtgggtgagccCGCGTCCCCGGGGATGAGGAGGATTCTCATTGGCTGTGAGGGGAGTGCCCCCTTCCCGTCGCCTGGCTTCCCAGGAGACCCTTTCTGGTGTCTTCTCTTCACTGCGGGGATGAGGTCAGGGTGATCCTCCGTTTCCTCACCATTTGCCTGTTGGGCCCTGCGTGTCCCTGCAGCCCAGGCAGCAGCACAGACAGGTCTTGGGCTGAGCCCCCACGCAGGTCCTTCCCCAGTCTGGAACACTGTCTTGCCACAGCTCGAGGGGCTGGCTACCTGCTCCTCACCCATCGGGTCTCAGTGGGATGCCACACGTCCTAGGGAAGCCCCTTGACAGCCGGGCAGGGGTtccctcccctgtgctccacAGCCCCCGGTGTGTCTCCGAGCTAACGCTTGTCACTGAGTTTTCATTTGCTCATGTACTTGTTGAACTGGCCTGTGGGCTCCCTGGGGATGGGGTCTGTggtcactgctgtatccctagtGCCCAGAACGAGGGGCGGGAGGATGGGCAGACAGACTTGTAGAGATGTGTCTGAACCTGGCGTGATTTGCTCCTGCTGGCGGCGTGACTCCTTGGGTCACCTGAGCCGGTCCCTGTGGGGGCTGCACCCTTCGAAGATGATAGGAGCAACTCTTCTTGGCCTACAGCCCAGGGACTTCCCTCTCCATCTCAGCACAGACTTTGGCCTCAGCCAGGGGCCGACTCTTCCCTCCCCAGGTGTGCCGTGCAGAACAGACGAAGAGACTCAAAATCAGCCTCCAGGGTTTAAAGGGGCCATGAGTGGGGGTCAGCCCAGAGAAGGGGTGCAGACGAGGTCATGCTGCAGCGGGGAGGAGGCCTGGTGGTCTGGTCCCTTCTGGCCTGTCCACAGCCGCGGAGGCTTCCTGCCACTTCTGAGCTAATTAAAGGCCAGGGTGCCTTGCCCTTCTCAGAGCTTGGCCAAGCTGCTGGCTCCTGTGTAACTTGAGTGTGGGGGACAGGAAGTGAGGGGCCTGGGCCTGGAGACAGTTGTGGCCTGGGGCTCGAGAGGAGTTGGGAACAAACTCAGTACCTCCCGTGTCAGGCTGTACACCCATTTTCATCCGCCAGCCcatttacagctgaggaaactgaggcacagttaTTTGTCCCTCAGGCTGACTGCTGGGGAAGTCCAGTGGTTAGAACTTGTGCCCTGAGATCAGAGCTGCCACTTAGTAGGTGTGAGACTGGCAAGAAACTGcgttcctgggcctcagtttcctccccagGAATCTGGAGTAATAAAGGTGGTAATAATTTTGATGGCAGCCAGGACAGGGAGAACCCAGGCCACCTACACCTTCCCCCATTCCCGGATGCCCACCTGCACATCTGGCTTTCTTCTGATGCTGACCACGtggtgaaacaaacaaaacccaacatgccataacaaacaaaaattgcgacatttaattttttttcccccaaccaaGACACTGACACTAGGCTGATTTCCCCTTACAATGTGATTTTCTACAACAGAAGCCGGGAGACAGAGATACAAACACAGCCTTCTGAATAAGGGGCGGTGGTGGCGGCAACATTCTGTTAGAAAGGaggggattaaaaaagaaaaaaaaaaaaaaagataccccctcccaccccccccatttcCCAGCTCAACCCTCTAagagagaggagaacacagaAGATCTCCATCCCAGCAGACCACACCATGTGGTCAGTTTGGGGTGACcacaaaaaaaataacctaaaaatattgtagacttttattttctttaaatctcctAGTAAAAACGTTAAACTGTCTTTCAAGAAGATTCCAAACTGGCATTGCATAGACTGATTCCTTTCCAAAAATATCTCTAATATAGTCTTTCTCTATATATAGCATTTTACGTCCAGGAGCTGTGGGTGCCTGGCGGGAATTCACCGAGCTCGAGAAGACCAGAGATTGAAGAAAGGGCTCCAGGCCTCTGGCTCCAGCTAGTGTTAATTTGGATGTGGCCGAATTCTCAGTCCAATTACCCTGGCCCAGAGACTGGCATGGAAGAATGTGGCAGGCTCTGTCTGCTTCTGGGGTGTCTGTCAAGCCCAGACCTCGacttgggtggggctggggttcGGGGGAGTCCCAACAGCACCAGAACTGGCTGTTTTATGCCTGAAGCCCAGAACTTTGAGCCAGACCCCAAATACACCCTGAATGCGCTTCCCCATTGGGCAGAGGTCACGCAGacacagaagggaaggagagggctcTCCCGTTTTCTGGGGGTCACTTCACCTGGAGACTGCACAGCCGGCTTCCTTGTAAAGCGCCAGGTGCCTGCGGGGCAGGAAGGGACCCGCAGGGCTAACCAGAGCCCTCTCCAGCCACAGCAAGTACTCTGTCCTGTCTTAGCAAGAGCCTCCTCACATTCAGTTTCTAAGAGTTAGGGGATTAAAAACAATGACAGCGAATCCTAGAAATGCTCCCCTCCCAAGGCCAGGAGGTTCCAAGACAAAGGCTCCAATTCTTGCCAGCTGGAGCATAAGGGCAAGGAGCCCTCCCAGCCTGGGGAGGACGCCCCACCGGCACCTGCACCCCACCAGGGAGAGAACCAGtatcctgccccccctccccccatctagATCCCTAGTCCTGCTGGGACCCAGCCAGCAGGTAGGGCAGAGAACAGAACCACCTCCCCTCACCGGGGGGAGGAGAAAATACCAAACTgtgaactcaaaaaaaaaaaaaaaaaaaaaaaaaaggaaagagaaagaaagaaaaagaaagaaaagaggaaatgaaatgttaaaaagaaaaaaggtatagGAGTACGTAAACACCAGCCTGCTGGGTTCAcacaaaataagtgaaatttcAGGGTGGCAGGGAAGTCTGTCCAGGGACTGGCTGGCAGCCAGAACCCATTTTCAAGCAAGTAAGGAAGAcgggaggggtggggtgcagacAGCAGAGGCTTTagcgaggggtgggggcagggccagaCTGCTCCCCACCTCGCCTTCGCCCAGAGAGAGGGATGCTTCCAGAGGAGGGCTGAGGCTTTTCTGGCCAGGAAGCCAGCTCCGGGCCAGTCCGGTCACAGCCTACCTGCCTCTCAGCATCGGCCCCAGCCTGGGCTAGCTGACCCtgcggggagggagagggggcttTGCTTGccaagcccagcccagccagacTCTCAACCTCTAAGGGTTTGGGAGGCACCTTCCCTGGCTTCCTACAGGAAACCAGCTGCTCAGGATCCAGCCCCGAGCAGAGGTGAGCCACCATCGATGCTCAGACCTTTCTCGACATGGGCTCAGGCCTGAGCTGGAGCTAAACAGGGGGAGAGGCGGTGCCACGTTCCAGCCGGACCGCTAGAGGCAGGCGCTGGCTGCACAGCAGGCAGTGCCAGGGAATCCTTGCGAAGGGCTCAAGGGAAAGGCAGGCAAGGGCCAGGGGGGCTGTGCTGGAGACGAGCATGTGCAAAGTGCAGGCTGCCGGGGCAGCAGGAGAACATTCGTTGGGGGAAGGGGGTCTCAATGTGGAGCGTGGGTGGTCTTGGTTCCCAGGAGAAGGCCGCCAGCGGGTCCCCCAGGACACAGGGAAGGGACAGCTGAAGCACTAAGCAGTCAGGGAGCCATGGTGGCGGGACTCTGGGGGTGGACCGGCCCTCCCAAGGGCAAGGGGGTGGTGGAGCAAGGCCCTGCCAGGGCACGGCTGAGCCAATGCTCCCGGGGTGAGCAGGGACACGGGGCAAGAGGCCCTTCAGCCACAGGCATCCCCGCGCGGAGATGCCACTGCATGTCCCCACTGAGGGGCCCAACTGGTCTCCAGCGGGGCAGTCCCGGCCATCTTGGTCTTGTCCACCTGCTTCGTGGGCCTGCATGGCCTGCCCCCCTAGTGGTTCAGAGGAGAATATTCACAGTGGTGCCCGGGGCCTGGCAGGCCAGGAGGGTCCCGGCATGGATGGGAGGACAGTGGAATGATGCTTTGGGGCAGGAGCGGGGCTGGAGTGCACGGAGGAGGCACAGATGAGATGTGGCGCG carries:
- the DPM2 gene encoding dolichol phosphate-mannose biosynthesis regulatory protein: MATGTDQVVGLGLVAISLIIFTYYTAWVILLPFIDSQHVVHKYFLPRAYAVAIPLAAGLLLLLFVGVFITYVMLKNQKVTKKAQ